A window from Leptothermofonsia sichuanensis E412 encodes these proteins:
- a CDS encoding pentapeptide repeat-containing protein, with the protein MKPSCLTILPVGTLFALATAAFAANPDHVKQLLNSGICPGCDLSEANLYSYELSLAELKGANLNSAALQGSNLSSANLAEATLERSNLALVKFRDANLQGANLYRANLYGADLSNANLSGADLREANLQGADLRGASLKGANLEKANLVKARMIGAIITDAKLDGARMPDGSEFKPGGLLRPRPTPTSSPVPSNR; encoded by the coding sequence ATGAAACCATCTTGTTTAACGATTTTGCCGGTAGGGACTCTGTTTGCCCTGGCAACGGCGGCATTTGCTGCCAACCCGGACCATGTCAAACAATTACTGAACTCAGGCATCTGTCCAGGCTGTGACCTGTCAGAAGCCAATCTTTACAGCTATGAATTGTCCCTGGCTGAACTGAAAGGGGCAAACTTGAACTCAGCCGCTTTGCAGGGGTCAAATCTGAGTTCAGCCAATTTAGCTGAGGCAACCCTGGAGCGATCTAATCTGGCACTCGTCAAGTTTAGAGATGCCAATTTACAGGGAGCAAACCTCTACAGGGCAAATCTTTATGGAGCAGATTTGAGCAATGCCAACCTATCGGGAGCCGATCTGAGAGAAGCCAATCTGCAAGGAGCGGACTTGAGGGGTGCCAGTCTGAAGGGGGCAAATCTGGAAAAAGCCAATCTGGTCAAAGCCAGGATGATTGGTGCGATTATCACCGATGCCAAACTGGATGGAGCCAGAATGCCTGACGGATCCGAATTCAAACCGGGAGGATTGCTGCGCCCACGACCGACTCCGACCTCTTCTCCAGTCCCTTCTAATCGCTAG
- a CDS encoding Uma2 family endonuclease, producing the protein MDNEDQNLLPNLLLLLLTSVWAERMDWYFGVDMAIYHTTGVSPVVPVVPDAFLSLGVERKKGGKSRRSYATWEENDIVPIFVLEMVSHRPGGEYDEKLGIYTKLGVLYYLVYNPEFWQRDRQQPFAMYRLTNGVYQLQIGEPYWMPEVGLGIGRYLGEVGGLPQEILTWYNERGDRYLSEAEVERQRAEVERQRAEVERQRAEQLAERLRQLGEEV; encoded by the coding sequence GTGGACAACGAAGACCAAAATCTGCTCCCCAATTTGCTCCTGCTATTGTTAACCAGTGTGTGGGCGGAGCGGATGGACTGGTACTTTGGGGTAGATATGGCGATCTACCACACCACAGGGGTGAGTCCTGTCGTGCCTGTCGTGCCCGATGCTTTTTTAAGCCTGGGGGTGGAGCGCAAAAAGGGTGGCAAATCTCGCCGCAGCTATGCTACCTGGGAAGAAAACGATATAGTCCCGATCTTCGTATTGGAGATGGTATCGCATCGACCAGGGGGCGAATACGATGAAAAGCTGGGCATCTACACCAAACTGGGGGTACTGTACTACCTGGTCTATAACCCAGAGTTTTGGCAGCGAGATCGCCAGCAACCGTTCGCCATGTATCGGTTAACCAATGGTGTCTATCAGTTGCAAATTGGTGAACCCTACTGGATGCCAGAAGTGGGTCTGGGGATTGGACGCTATCTAGGAGAAGTGGGAGGATTGCCCCAGGAAATTTTGACCTGGTACAACGAGCGGGGCGATCGCTATTTGAGCGAAGCAGAAGTCGAACGGCAACGGGCAGAAGTCGAACGGCAACGGGCAGAAGTCGAACGGCAACGGGCAGAACAACTGGCAGAGCGACTCCGCCAACTGGGAGAAGAGGTGTAA
- a CDS encoding DUF4332 domain-containing protein, with product MKKSAKASRPTPVLQRFWSIEHLPGLDAQEQKTLLECGIETTLDLLRRTSTPERRRSLSAQLHIHLQHIHKWAALADLARIPAVGCQYCGLLLHTGIVSPEQLAQTPLQTLHKMILRFYVTHLRRQDLCPSQEQLAQWIQQARELSGLT from the coding sequence ATGAAAAAGTCTGCCAAAGCTTCTCGCCCAACACCAGTGCTCCAGCGCTTTTGGAGTATTGAGCATCTGCCCGGGCTGGATGCTCAGGAGCAGAAGACGCTATTGGAGTGTGGCATTGAAACTACACTTGATCTCCTGCGAAGAACCAGCACGCCTGAGAGGAGGCGATCGCTTTCCGCTCAACTGCACATTCACCTCCAGCACATTCACAAATGGGCAGCTCTGGCAGATCTTGCCCGGATTCCAGCCGTGGGTTGTCAGTACTGTGGGTTGCTGCTCCATACTGGCATTGTTTCTCCAGAGCAACTGGCGCAAACACCACTTCAAACTTTACATAAAATGATTCTGCGATTTTATGTGACCCATTTACGGCGGCAGGATCTCTGTCCGTCGCAGGAGCAGCTTGCCCAGTGGATCCAGCAAGCGCGGGAATTATCAGGGCTGACCTGA
- a CDS encoding DASH family cryptochrome: MTGFYGKSVMGNPVSMVEKRVLVWYRNDLRLHDHEPLHQAGKLAREVMPLYCFDPRQFGKTSFGFPKTGAFRSQFLLESLADLQRSLRALGRDLILRQGKPEIMIPEIARQFNITAVYYHQEVTAEEVAVETALRLALAPLGVALQSFWGHTLYHPNDLPFPIGQLPELFTHFRKQVEKAASVNPALPAPSRLPPLPEIEPGELPRLEDLGVKLPPTDARAVLAFKGGETEAFSRLDHYFWQQDGLKHYKETRNGMLGADYSSKFSPWLALGCLSPRYIYEQVQQYEQQRVKNESTYWLVFELLWRDYFRLICAKHGNQIFSAAGLQGIEIPWKQDWRRFDLWRKGKTGFPLVDANMRELAATGFMSNRGRQNVASFLTKNLGIDWRMGAEWFESLLIDYDVCSNYGNWNYTAGVGNDARGFRFFNILKQSKDYDPEGKYVKHWLPELARVPAGKVHEPWKLLPVEQQRFGVQIGVDYPNPVVDLLKSAAANEKVYQVALAKANFRQRSP; the protein is encoded by the coding sequence ATGACTGGATTTTATGGGAAGTCAGTGATGGGGAATCCAGTAAGTATGGTTGAAAAACGAGTTCTGGTCTGGTATCGAAATGATTTGCGGTTGCATGATCATGAGCCTTTGCATCAGGCTGGCAAACTTGCCCGTGAGGTGATGCCACTGTATTGTTTTGATCCGAGGCAATTTGGCAAAACGTCCTTTGGCTTTCCTAAAACCGGGGCGTTTCGATCGCAATTTCTGTTGGAAAGTCTGGCGGATTTGCAGCGATCGCTGCGTGCTCTGGGACGTGACCTGATTCTGCGCCAGGGCAAACCGGAAATCATGATTCCTGAAATTGCCCGGCAGTTCAATATCACGGCTGTTTATTATCACCAGGAAGTCACTGCCGAAGAGGTAGCTGTGGAAACGGCATTGCGGCTGGCACTGGCCCCTCTGGGTGTTGCCCTTCAGTCCTTTTGGGGACACACCCTTTACCATCCAAATGATTTACCCTTCCCGATTGGACAACTACCAGAGCTGTTTACCCACTTTCGCAAGCAAGTGGAAAAAGCCGCCTCCGTGAATCCGGCACTGCCTGCACCTTCCCGACTACCACCCTTACCAGAAATAGAGCCAGGGGAACTACCCCGCCTTGAAGATCTGGGAGTGAAGTTACCACCGACGGATGCGCGGGCAGTCTTAGCCTTCAAGGGAGGGGAAACAGAAGCTTTCAGCCGACTCGATCACTACTTCTGGCAGCAGGATGGCTTGAAGCACTATAAAGAGACGCGCAATGGAATGTTGGGGGCAGACTATTCTTCCAAATTTTCCCCCTGGCTGGCGCTGGGTTGCCTTTCCCCCCGTTACATCTACGAACAGGTACAGCAGTATGAGCAGCAGCGGGTCAAGAATGAGTCCACCTACTGGTTAGTGTTTGAGCTACTCTGGCGTGACTACTTCCGGTTGATTTGTGCCAAGCATGGCAACCAGATCTTTTCAGCCGCAGGCTTGCAGGGTATTGAAATTCCCTGGAAACAGGACTGGCGGCGGTTTGACCTCTGGCGCAAAGGCAAAACGGGGTTTCCCTTAGTCGATGCCAATATGCGAGAGCTGGCAGCGACTGGCTTTATGTCTAACCGGGGTCGGCAGAATGTAGCCAGCTTTTTGACCAAAAACCTGGGGATTGACTGGCGCATGGGTGCCGAATGGTTTGAGTCCTTACTGATTGACTATGACGTGTGCAGCAACTATGGTAACTGGAACTACACAGCAGGTGTGGGCAATGATGCCCGTGGGTTTCGCTTCTTCAATATCCTGAAGCAGTCAAAGGACTATGACCCGGAGGGAAAATACGTGAAACACTGGCTCCCAGAATTAGCCAGGGTGCCTGCTGGAAAGGTTCATGAACCCTGGAAGCTCCTGCCTGTAGAACAACAGCGGTTTGGTGTCCAGATTGGAGTAGACTATCCCAATCCAGTCGTGGATCTGTTGAAATCGGCAGCCGCTAATGAGAAGGTCTATCAGGTCGCACTGGCAAAAGCAAATTTCCGGCAGCGATCGCCCTGA